Proteins encoded in a region of the Hippopotamus amphibius kiboko isolate mHipAmp2 chromosome 11, mHipAmp2.hap2, whole genome shotgun sequence genome:
- the VWA7 gene encoding von Willebrand factor A domain-containing protein 7 isoform X5, whose product MLPADVPLCHLGAPVLLLLQLLLPPASAFFPNIWSLLAAPGSITHQDLTEEAALNVTLQLFLEQPPPGRAPLRLEDFLGRTLLADDLFAAYFGPGYPSRRYRAALGEVARANAAQDFLPTSRNDPDLHFDAERLGQGRTRLVGALREAVVAARALDHTLARQRLGAALHALQDFYSHSNWVELGKQQPHPHLLWPRQELRSLAQVGDPTCSDCEELSCPGNLLGFTLLTSGYFGTHPSKPPGKCSHGGHFDQSSSQPPRGGINKDSTSPGFSPHHMLHLQAANLALLASIQAFSLLRNRLGDRGFSRLLDITPASSLSFVLDTTGSMGEEINAAKIQARHIVEQRRGSPMEPTHYILVPFHDPGFGPVFITSDPDTFWQQLNEIHALGGGDEPEMCLSALELALLHTPPLSDIFVFTDASPKDAFLTNRVESLTQERRCRVTFLITEDPSRVQGRARREVLSPLRFEPYEAVALASGGEVIFTKDQYIRDVAAIVGDSIADLVTLPLEPPVVVPERPLVFSVDRLLQRVTVRIHGEVSSFRIRNPAGVSQDQEEGEGPLGHTRRFGQFWLVSMNDPLQTGTWEIQVTAKGTPRVRVQAQTSLDFLFHFGIPMEDGPHPGLYPLTQPVAGLQTQLLVEVTGLGSRGNPGDPLPHFSHVILRGVPRGAELGRVPLEPMGPRKRGLLAATLPPTLLSTAGPFSLELIGQDGVGQGLHRAAPQPSAVVPVLLEGSPGAE is encoded by the exons ATGCTCCCCGCGGACGTGCCCCTGTGCCACCTGGGCGCCCCAGTGCTGCTGTTGCTGCAGCTACTGCTGCCTCCCGCGTCTGCCTTCTTCCCCAACATCTGGAGCCTCCTGGCTGCCCCCGGCTCCATCACCCACCAGGACCTGACCGAGGAGGCGGCCCTCAACGTCACCCTGcagctcttcctggagcagccgCCCCCAGGTCGGGCCCCCCTTCGCCTTGAGGACTTCCTG GGCCGCACCCTCCTTGCCGACGACCTCTTTGCCGCCTACTTTGGACCTGGGTATCCTTCCCGGCGATACCGAGCAGCCTTGGGAGAGGTGGCTCGTGCCAATGCCGCCCAGGACTTCCTGCCAACTTCTAGGAATGACCCTGACCTGCACTTTGATGCCGAACGGCTGGGCCAGGGGCGCACACGCCTGGTGGGGGCTCTACGGGAGGCTGTGGTGGCGGCCAGAGCCCTTGACCACACCCTGGCTCGCCAGCGCCTCGGGGCTGCGCTTCATGCCTTGCAG GATTTCTACAGTCACAGCAACTGGGTGGAACTGGGGAAGCAGCAGCCACACCCTCACCTCCTCTGGCCAAGGCAGGAACTCCGGAGCCTGGCACAAG TGGGCGATCCTACCTGCTCTGACTGTGAGGAGCTGAGCTGCCCTGGGAATTTGCTGGGCTTCACACTCCTCACCTCTGGCTACTTTGGAACTCATCCCTCCAAACCTCCAG GGAAATGTAGCCATGGGGGCCATTTTGACCAGAGCAGCTCCCAGCCACCACGGGGAGGCATCAACAAGGATAGCACATCCCCAGGCTTCTCCCCCCACCACATGCTGCACCTCCAGGCTGCAAACCTGGCCCTTCTGGCCTCCATCCAGGCCTTCAGCCTCCTACGAAACCGCCTGGGAGACAGGGGTTTCTCCAG GCTGCTGGACATcaccccagcctccagcctgaGCTTCGTCCTGGATACTACAGGCAGCATGGGTGAGGAGATCAACGCTGCCAAAATCCAGGCTCGCCACATTGTGGAGCAGCGACGGGGCAGCCCCATGGAGCCCACCCACTACATCCTGGTGCCTTTCCATGACCCAG ggTTTGGCCCTGTCTTTATAACCAGTGACCCTGACACCTTCTGGCAACAACTCAATGAGATACATGCCTTGGGAGGTGGAGATGAGCCTGAGATGTGCCTGTCAGCCCTGGAG CTGGCCCTGCTGCACACACCTCCACTCTCAGACATCTTTGTCTTCACTGATGCTTCCCCCAAGGATGCCTTTCTCACCAACCGGGTGGAATCTCTGACTCAGGAGCGGCGTTGCAGA GTCACATTCCTGATAACTGAAGACCCATCTCGGGTTCAGGGCCGAGCTCGGCGTGAGGTCTTGTCCCCTCTGCGTTTTGAGCCATATGAAGCGGTGGCCCTGGCCTCAGGAGGAGAAGTGATCTTCACCAAAGACCAGTACATTCGGGATGTGGCAGCCATTGTTGGGGACAGCATAGCTGACCTG GTGACCCTTCCCCTGGAGCCTCCTGTTGTGGTTCCTGAGAGGCCACTTGTGTTCAGTGTGGACAGGCTGCTCCAGAGGGTCACAGTCCGGATCCACGGGGAGGTCAGCAGCTTCCGGATCAGAAACCCTGCAG GGGTCTCCCAGGACCAGGAGGAAGGTGAGGGGCCTCTAGGTCACACTCGTCGCTTTGGGCAGTTCTGGCTGGTGAGCATGAATGACCCCCTGCAGACAGGAACCTGGGAGATCCAGGTCACAGCCAAGGGTACCCCCCGGGTGAGAGTGCAAG CCCAGACCTCCCTGGACTTCCTCTTCCACTTTGGGATCCCCATGGAGGATGGACCCCACCCTGGCCTCTACCCCCTGACTCAACCAGTTGCAG gTCTCCAGACCCAGCTGCTGGTGGAAGTGACAGGGCTGGGGTCCAGAGGAAACCCTGGAGATCCTCTGCCGCATTTCTCCCACGTCATCCTTCGAGGGGTCCCACGGGGCGCCGAGCTGGGCCGGGTGCCTTTGGAGCCCATGGGGCCCCGGAAGCGAGGTCTCCTCGCTGCCACCCTACCCCCTACGCTTCTGTCCACCGCGGGACCCTTCTCTCTGGAGCTGATTGGCCAGGACGGAGTGGGGCAGGGCCTGCACCGGGCGGCTCCCCAGCCCTCTGCTGTAGTTCCTGTCCTTCTGGAG GGTTCGCCTGGAGCAGAATGA